One genomic window of Actinoalloteichus hoggarensis includes the following:
- the ettA gene encoding energy-dependent translational throttle protein EttA, with product MAEFIYTMKKVRKAHGDKVILDDATIQFYPGAKIGVVGPNGAGKSSVLKIMAGLDQPNNGEAYLTPGYTVGILQQEPPLNEDKTVLGNVEEGVGAIKKKLDRFNEIAAQLATDYTDELMEEMGVLQEELDHANAWDLDSQLEQAMDALRCPPPDADVKVLSGGERRRVALCKLLLSQPDLLLLDEPTNHLDAESVLWLEQHLANYAGAVLAVTHDRYFLDNVAAWILELDRGRTYVYEGNYSTYLEQKAERLAVAGKRDQKLQKRLRDELAWVRSNAKARQTKSRSRLARYEEMAAEAEKTRKLDFEEIQIPPGPRLGNVVVEVDKLKKGFDERVLIDGLSFDLPRNGIVGVVGPNGVGKTTLFKTIVGLEQADSGTVRIGETVKLSYVDQNRGGIDPDKNVWEVVSDGLDYMHVGNVEMPSRAYIGAFGFKGPDQQKPAGVLSGGERNRLNLALTLKQGGNLILLDEPTNDLDVETLGSLENALEQFPGCAVVISHDRWFLDRVATHILAWEGTEDEPGSWYWFEGNFEGYEKNKIERLGPDAARPHRVTRRKLTRD from the coding sequence ATGGCCGAGTTCATCTACACCATGAAAAAGGTCCGCAAGGCGCACGGGGACAAGGTCATCCTCGACGACGCGACCATTCAGTTCTACCCAGGCGCGAAGATCGGCGTCGTGGGGCCCAACGGCGCTGGAAAGTCCAGCGTCCTCAAGATCATGGCGGGACTCGACCAGCCCAACAACGGCGAGGCGTATCTGACGCCGGGATACACGGTCGGCATCCTCCAGCAGGAGCCGCCGCTCAACGAGGACAAGACGGTCCTGGGCAACGTCGAAGAGGGCGTCGGCGCGATCAAGAAGAAGCTCGACCGCTTCAACGAGATCGCCGCGCAGCTCGCCACGGACTACACCGATGAGCTCATGGAGGAGATGGGCGTCCTTCAGGAGGAACTCGACCACGCCAACGCCTGGGACCTCGACTCCCAGCTCGAGCAGGCCATGGACGCCCTGCGCTGCCCGCCGCCGGACGCGGACGTGAAGGTCCTCTCCGGTGGCGAGCGTCGCCGGGTCGCCCTGTGCAAGCTGCTGCTCTCTCAACCGGACCTCCTCCTGCTGGACGAGCCGACCAACCACCTCGACGCGGAGAGCGTGCTGTGGTTGGAACAGCACCTGGCGAACTACGCGGGCGCCGTCCTGGCCGTCACGCACGACCGGTACTTCCTGGACAACGTCGCCGCGTGGATCCTGGAACTCGACCGGGGGCGGACCTACGTCTACGAGGGCAACTACTCGACCTACCTGGAGCAGAAGGCGGAGCGTCTCGCCGTCGCGGGAAAGCGAGACCAGAAGCTCCAGAAGCGGCTGCGTGACGAGTTGGCCTGGGTGCGGTCCAACGCGAAGGCGAGACAGACCAAGTCCCGGTCGCGGTTGGCACGGTACGAGGAGATGGCCGCCGAAGCCGAGAAGACCAGGAAGCTCGATTTCGAGGAGATCCAGATCCCGCCGGGGCCGCGGCTGGGCAACGTCGTCGTCGAGGTCGACAAGCTGAAGAAGGGCTTCGACGAGCGAGTGCTCATCGACGGGCTCTCCTTCGACCTGCCTCGCAACGGGATCGTCGGCGTGGTCGGCCCCAACGGGGTCGGAAAGACGACGCTGTTCAAGACCATCGTCGGTCTGGAGCAGGCCGACAGCGGCACCGTCCGGATCGGCGAGACGGTGAAGCTGTCGTACGTCGACCAGAACCGGGGCGGCATCGACCCCGACAAGAACGTCTGGGAGGTGGTCTCAGACGGACTCGACTACATGCACGTGGGCAATGTCGAGATGCCCTCGCGTGCCTACATCGGCGCGTTCGGCTTCAAGGGTCCCGACCAGCAGAAGCCTGCCGGTGTGCTCTCCGGCGGCGAGCGCAACCGGCTGAATCTGGCTCTCACCCTGAAGCAGGGCGGCAACCTGATCCTGCTGGACGAGCCGACCAACGACCTCGACGTCGAGACCCTCGGATCGCTGGAGAACGCCCTCGAGCAGTTCCCCGGCTGCGCCGTCGTGATCTCGCACGATCGCTGGTTCCTGGACCGGGTGGCCACGCACATCCTCGCCTGGGAGGGCACCGAGGACGAGCCGGGAAGCTGGTACTGGTTCGAGGGCAACTTCGAGGGCTACGAGAAGAACAAGATCGAGCGGCTCGGCCCCGACGCGGCGCGCCCGCACCGCGTCACCCGACGCAAGCTGACCCGCGACTGA
- a CDS encoding NAD-glutamate dehydrogenase codes for MTSTGAQSEMIATGNDAESAPSHRQDRTAALDWTREELLDRAAESEPALGSLLRLYFRYVSAEEVVAHDAGQLVAMLTSHVELAQHRVAGRPAIRVFAPEDEKAGVTRDVTVIQIVTDDMPYLVESVVAGLSRQNASVARIVHPIVVVRRDLTGELLQVLDAADPSDPPSDSLVESWMHLEIAPVGDEAAREALERSLHSVLNDVREVVEDTDRMAERALSLATELESATLPLPVTEVRDGARLLRWLAAGHFTFLGYRHYELADEPGHDEPVLRTVLASGLGVLRKDSLDAKDLAAAPDGMAHALAPSLLVLTQGSAPSTVHRPMHPYYVGVKTFDEHGVVNGEHRFLGLFTTTALHEDVLDIPVVARKVRTVIRRAGFPLESYSGQRMLEEFQNYPRAELFSADPETLQDTIAGVLSLVERRRLRLFLRRDEFRRFFSCLVYLPRDRYTTTSRLAMQEVLLRELHGVELEYSARIGESLLARVHFMVRTDPDAEVSVDTGVLQDQLTAAVRTWSDRMVEEVIASDLPRSVKGDEGDDLRFEPAAERGRQYASAFSEAYKEDFTAAEGLADLRRLFALSGPGDVDISFYRPAVGEPGERRFKLYMVGERVTLSQVLPILQRMGVEVVDERPYEVNRHDGVQCWVYDFGLRLDVALLDDQAAPNMAELQSRFQDAFVAAWEGRCEIDGFNALVLRAALTWQQAVLFRTYAKYLRQARIAYSQDYIEDTLRANPVVTRALVRLFESRFDPALSEEDRRLRTEAALTEIETLLDEVTSLDVDRILQSYVTLIRATLRTNYFVRDEAGEPHPYLAVKLKPSEIPDLPEPRPAFEIFVCSPRVEGVHLRFGAVARGGLRWSDRREDFRTEVLGLVKAQAVKNAVIVPVGAKGGFVVKRPPAPTGDVARDREAHAAEGVACYRMFISGLLDLTDNLDAGQVVPAPQVVRYDGDDTYLVVAADKGTARFSDIANDVATSYGFWLGDAFASGGSAGYDHKQMGITARGGWESVRRHFRELGLNTQEEDFTVVGVGDMSGDVFGNGMLLSQHIRLIGAFDHRHIFLDPDPDSADSFDERRRLFALPRSSWDDYDRTKISAGGGVWPRSVKAIPIAPQVRAALGLPESVTRLSSPELVKAILSAPVDLLWNGGIGTYVKAADESHAEVGDKANDVLRVDGRDLRVKVVGEGGNLGLTQRGRIEFAKAGGKVNTDALDNSAGVDCSDHEVNIKVLLDRVVAAGALEPDRRDDLLQEMTDEVAELVLADNYRQNAVLGVSRSHAAPMLSVHARLVASLEAAHGLDRELEVLPGVQRFKAMDKAGEGLTSPELATLMAHVKLALKEDVLASSLPEAEIFAGRLPSYFPTPLRERFGDVISQHPLRREIITTMLVNEVVDGGGISYAFRLSEEMSATTTDAVRAFAVVTEVFDLPALWRAVDDLDTTVPSDVADDLVLQSRRLLDRAARWLLSNRPQPLAVGAEIARFKPVVRALTPRVLELLQGRERALAAELTAKLGAAGVPEDTAERIAALLHTFSLLDITEVAELAERDGGVSRERSPEEAAELYFAVSAHLDIDRILNSVSDLERGNRWHALARLALRDDVYTSLRKITIDVLRNSDQGQSVSEKIGQWEQANSSRLERAGTTLSAINAVTKLDLATLSVAARQIRSMVR; via the coding sequence ATGACCTCGACAGGAGCACAGTCCGAGATGATCGCCACCGGCAACGACGCCGAGTCGGCACCGTCGCACCGCCAGGACAGGACGGCCGCGCTCGATTGGACTCGGGAGGAGCTGCTCGACCGGGCGGCCGAATCCGAGCCCGCCCTCGGCAGTCTGCTGCGACTGTATTTTCGATACGTCTCCGCCGAGGAGGTCGTCGCACACGATGCCGGCCAACTCGTCGCGATGCTGACCTCGCACGTCGAGCTGGCCCAGCACCGAGTGGCGGGGAGACCGGCCATCCGTGTGTTCGCCCCGGAAGACGAGAAGGCGGGCGTGACCCGCGACGTCACCGTGATCCAGATCGTCACCGACGACATGCCCTACCTCGTCGAATCGGTCGTCGCGGGCCTGAGCAGGCAGAACGCCTCCGTGGCCCGCATCGTGCATCCCATCGTCGTGGTGCGACGCGACCTGACCGGCGAACTGCTCCAGGTGCTCGACGCGGCCGATCCCAGCGACCCGCCCTCGGACTCGTTGGTCGAGTCGTGGATGCACCTGGAGATCGCCCCGGTCGGCGACGAGGCGGCGCGTGAGGCGTTGGAACGCAGCCTGCACTCCGTGCTCAACGACGTTCGAGAGGTCGTCGAGGACACCGATCGGATGGCGGAACGGGCGCTTTCTCTGGCCACCGAGCTGGAGTCGGCCACCCTGCCGCTGCCCGTGACCGAGGTGCGCGACGGGGCCCGGCTGCTGCGTTGGCTGGCGGCGGGCCACTTCACCTTCCTCGGCTACCGGCACTACGAGCTGGCCGACGAGCCCGGACATGACGAGCCTGTCCTGCGGACGGTCCTGGCCTCCGGCCTCGGTGTGCTCCGCAAGGACAGTCTCGACGCCAAGGACCTCGCCGCCGCGCCGGACGGCATGGCACACGCGCTGGCACCCAGCCTTCTCGTGTTGACCCAGGGCAGCGCGCCCTCGACGGTGCACCGTCCGATGCACCCGTACTACGTCGGCGTCAAGACCTTCGACGAGCACGGCGTGGTCAACGGTGAACACCGCTTCCTCGGTCTCTTCACCACCACCGCGCTGCACGAGGACGTCCTCGACATTCCCGTCGTCGCCCGCAAGGTGCGCACGGTGATCCGTCGCGCGGGCTTCCCGCTGGAGTCCTACTCCGGACAGCGGATGCTGGAGGAGTTCCAGAACTATCCGAGGGCCGAGCTGTTCTCCGCGGACCCGGAGACTTTGCAGGACACGATCGCGGGTGTGTTGTCCCTGGTGGAACGCCGTCGGCTGCGACTGTTCCTGCGCCGTGACGAGTTCCGCCGCTTCTTCTCCTGCCTGGTCTACCTGCCGAGGGACCGCTACACGACGACGTCCCGGCTGGCGATGCAGGAGGTCCTGCTCCGCGAACTGCACGGTGTCGAGCTGGAGTACAGCGCACGCATCGGCGAGTCGTTGCTGGCGCGCGTGCACTTCATGGTCCGCACCGACCCCGACGCCGAGGTGAGCGTCGACACCGGTGTCCTTCAGGACCAGCTCACCGCGGCGGTGCGCACCTGGAGCGATCGGATGGTCGAGGAGGTCATCGCCTCGGATCTGCCCAGGAGCGTCAAGGGCGATGAGGGCGACGACCTGCGCTTCGAACCCGCGGCGGAGCGCGGCAGGCAGTACGCCTCCGCGTTCTCCGAGGCGTACAAGGAGGACTTCACCGCCGCCGAGGGGCTCGCGGATCTGCGCAGACTCTTCGCCCTGTCCGGCCCCGGCGACGTCGACATCTCCTTCTACCGGCCCGCCGTCGGCGAACCGGGCGAACGGCGATTCAAGCTGTACATGGTCGGTGAGCGGGTCACGCTCTCACAGGTCCTGCCGATCCTGCAGCGGATGGGCGTCGAGGTCGTCGACGAACGCCCCTACGAGGTCAACCGACACGATGGTGTCCAGTGCTGGGTCTACGATTTCGGCCTTCGCTTGGACGTCGCGCTGCTGGACGACCAGGCAGCGCCGAACATGGCCGAGCTCCAGAGCCGCTTCCAGGACGCCTTCGTGGCGGCATGGGAGGGCCGGTGCGAGATCGACGGCTTCAACGCCCTCGTCCTGCGCGCGGCCCTGACCTGGCAGCAGGCCGTCCTGTTCCGTACCTACGCCAAGTACCTGCGACAGGCCCGGATCGCCTACAGCCAGGACTACATCGAGGACACGCTGCGGGCGAACCCGGTCGTCACCAGGGCGCTGGTCCGGCTCTTCGAATCGCGATTCGACCCCGCGCTGTCCGAGGAGGACCGGCGGCTGCGCACCGAGGCCGCGCTCACCGAGATCGAGACCCTGCTCGACGAGGTCACCAGCCTCGACGTCGACCGCATCCTGCAGTCCTACGTGACGCTGATCCGTGCCACGCTGCGCACGAACTACTTCGTCCGGGACGAGGCCGGTGAGCCCCACCCGTACCTGGCCGTCAAGCTCAAGCCCAGCGAGATCCCTGATCTGCCCGAGCCCCGTCCCGCCTTCGAGATCTTCGTCTGCTCGCCTCGCGTGGAGGGTGTGCATCTGCGCTTCGGCGCCGTCGCACGCGGCGGACTTCGATGGTCGGATCGCCGAGAGGACTTCCGGACCGAGGTTCTGGGACTGGTGAAGGCGCAGGCGGTGAAGAACGCCGTGATCGTGCCCGTCGGCGCGAAGGGCGGGTTCGTGGTGAAGCGCCCACCCGCTCCGACCGGCGACGTGGCTCGGGACCGGGAGGCACACGCGGCCGAGGGCGTGGCCTGCTATCGGATGTTCATCTCCGGTCTGCTGGATCTCACCGACAATCTCGACGCGGGGCAGGTCGTGCCCGCTCCTCAGGTCGTCCGGTACGACGGGGACGACACCTACCTGGTGGTGGCCGCGGACAAGGGCACCGCCCGATTCTCCGACATCGCCAACGACGTGGCGACGTCCTACGGCTTCTGGCTGGGCGACGCCTTCGCCTCCGGCGGTTCCGCGGGCTATGACCACAAGCAGATGGGCATCACCGCCAGGGGCGGCTGGGAGAGCGTCCGTCGACACTTCCGCGAGCTGGGGCTGAACACGCAGGAGGAGGACTTCACCGTCGTCGGCGTCGGCGACATGTCCGGTGACGTCTTCGGCAACGGAATGCTGCTCTCCCAGCACATCCGGCTGATCGGCGCGTTCGACCACCGGCACATCTTCCTGGACCCGGATCCCGACAGCGCCGACTCCTTCGACGAACGGCGACGGCTCTTCGCGCTTCCCCGATCGAGTTGGGACGACTACGACCGCACGAAGATCAGCGCGGGCGGCGGCGTGTGGCCGCGCAGCGTCAAGGCCATCCCGATCGCGCCGCAGGTCCGTGCCGCGCTCGGACTCCCGGAGTCGGTGACCCGGCTGTCGTCGCCGGAACTGGTCAAGGCCATTCTCTCCGCACCGGTGGACCTGTTGTGGAACGGCGGGATCGGCACCTACGTCAAGGCCGCCGACGAATCGCACGCCGAGGTCGGAGACAAGGCGAACGACGTCCTGCGGGTCGACGGCCGAGACCTTCGGGTCAAGGTCGTCGGCGAGGGCGGCAACCTCGGACTGACCCAGCGCGGCCGCATCGAGTTCGCCAAAGCCGGCGGCAAGGTCAACACCGACGCCTTGGACAACTCGGCGGGCGTGGACTGCTCCGACCATGAGGTCAACATCAAGGTCCTGCTGGACCGGGTCGTCGCCGCCGGGGCGCTGGAGCCGGATCGTCGAGACGACCTGCTGCAGGAGATGACCGACGAGGTCGCCGAGCTGGTGTTGGCCGACAACTACCGACAGAACGCGGTGCTGGGCGTGTCCCGGTCCCACGCGGCACCGATGCTGTCGGTGCACGCCCGGCTCGTGGCCAGCCTGGAGGCCGCGCACGGGCTGGACCGCGAGCTGGAGGTCCTGCCTGGTGTCCAGCGCTTCAAGGCGATGGACAAGGCGGGCGAGGGACTGACCTCCCCGGAGCTGGCCACGCTGATGGCCCACGTCAAGCTCGCTCTCAAGGAGGACGTGCTGGCGAGCAGCCTGCCGGAGGCCGAGATCTTCGCTGGCAGACTGCCGAGCTACTTCCCCACGCCGTTGCGGGAACGGTTCGGCGACGTCATCTCACAGCACCCGCTGCGCCGCGAGATCATCACGACGATGCTGGTCAACGAGGTCGTCGACGGCGGTGGCATCTCCTACGCCTTCCGGTTGTCCGAGGAGATGAGCGCCACCACCACGGACGCCGTGCGCGCCTTCGCCGTGGTGACGGAGGTCTTCGACCTTCCCGCGCTCTGGCGGGCTGTCGACGACCTGGACACGACGGTGCCCAGTGACGTCGCCGACGATCTGGTCCTGCAGTCCCGGCGGCTCCTGGACCGCGCGGCGCGCTGGCTGTTGTCGAACCGGCCGCAGCCGTTGGCGGTCGGTGCCGAGATCGCCCGGTTCAAGCCGGTCGTCCGCGCGCTCACCCCGCGCGTCCTGGAACTCCTCCAGGGTCGGGAGCGGGCCCTCGCTGCGGAGCTGACGGCGAAGCTGGGTGCCGCAGGGGTACCGGAGGACACGGCCGAGCGCATCGCCGCGCTCCTGCACACCTTCAGCCTGCTCGACATCACCGAGGTCGCCGAGCTGGCGGAGCGGGACGGCGGCGTCAGCCGGGAACGCAGCCCGGAGGAGGCCGCGGAGCTGTACTTCGCGGTGTCGGCGCATCTGGACATCGACCGGATCCTGAACTCGGTGAGCGACCTCGAGCGCGGCAACCGGTGGCACGCCCTGGCTCGACTCGCCCTGCGCGACGACGTCTACACCTCGTTGCGCAAGATCACCATCGACGTCCTGCGCAACAGCGACCAGGGACAGAGCGTGTCGGAGAAGATCGGTCAGTGGGAGCAGGCCAACTCCTCGCGGCTGGAGCGTGCGGGCACCACCCTGTCGGCGATCAACGCGGTGACGAAGCTGGACCTGGCGACGCTGTCGGTGGCCGCCCGACAGATCCGGAGCATGGTCCGGTGA
- a CDS encoding acyl-CoA thioesterase, which produces MDAFGHVNHANTVTLLEEARVGLLFVEGGRRGEVEMGDGTVVSRLRVDYLRPLIVDGAAVRVEIAVDELRAASFTLVYVLRSGRSPDDPIAATAETVMVPYDLAGGRPRRLTETERDFLAGWRAKLPVGRPQGVGVRG; this is translated from the coding sequence ATGGATGCGTTCGGCCATGTCAACCACGCGAACACGGTCACGTTGCTGGAGGAGGCCCGCGTCGGGCTGTTGTTCGTCGAGGGCGGTCGACGCGGTGAGGTCGAGATGGGCGACGGCACCGTCGTCTCCCGCCTGCGGGTCGACTACCTTCGACCGCTGATCGTCGACGGAGCCGCGGTCCGAGTCGAGATCGCCGTCGACGAACTGCGGGCGGCATCGTTCACGCTCGTCTACGTGCTGCGCAGCGGGCGGTCTCCCGACGATCCGATCGCGGCCACCGCGGAGACGGTGATGGTGCCTTACGACCTCGCGGGCGGCAGGCCGCGCAGGCTCACCGAGACCGAGCGGGACTTCCTGGCGGGCTGGCGGGCGAAGCTGCCCGTCGGCAGGCCGCAGGGGGTGGGCGTCCGTGGCTGA
- a CDS encoding glycoside hydrolase family 13 protein produces the protein MRRSADLQTETAENSAWWRNAVFYQVYVRSFADSDGDGVGDIDGIRARLGYLELLGVDALWLTPFYRSPMADHGYDVADPRDVDPLFGDLAAFDRLVSEAHACGIRVTIDLVPNHSSDQHPWFQQALRAAPGSPERDRYVFRPGRGPDGAQPPNNWTSIFGGPAWTRLPDGQWYLHLFAPQQPDLNWANIDVWNDLEQTLRFWLDRGVDGFRIDVAHGMAKPDGLPDMDARADQGSAVLHDNRLDPRFDNDGVHDVHRMVRKVLDQYPGRMAVGEIWVKDDERFARYLRPDELHLGFNFRLVEAAFNAEVIREAIEHSVHALAATDTPPTWTLSNHDVVRHVSRYGDGPQGARRARAMMMVELALPGVAFLYNGEELGLPNVDLPDWALQDPIWERSRHTERGRDGCRVPMPWEGETPPFGFSTRPETWLPIPPEWAELTAERQLEDPESMLSLYRQALELRKTTSAFSGTEIEWYGAPEGCFAFRRKGGGLICALNTSSVPVPLPPGEVLLSSGPLGVGELPPDTAAWLH, from the coding sequence GTGCGACGATCTGCCGACCTTCAAACCGAGACTGCGGAGAACTCCGCGTGGTGGCGAAACGCAGTCTTCTATCAGGTCTACGTGCGTTCCTTCGCGGACTCCGACGGTGATGGTGTCGGCGACATCGACGGAATCCGAGCCCGGCTCGGCTACCTCGAGCTTCTCGGCGTGGACGCCCTCTGGCTGACGCCGTTCTACCGCTCACCGATGGCCGACCACGGCTACGACGTGGCGGACCCCAGGGACGTCGATCCCCTCTTCGGCGACCTGGCGGCCTTCGACCGACTCGTGTCCGAGGCCCACGCCTGTGGTATCCGGGTCACCATCGATTTGGTGCCGAACCACAGCAGTGACCAGCACCCGTGGTTCCAGCAGGCGCTGCGGGCGGCTCCCGGCAGCCCGGAGCGCGATCGATACGTCTTCCGCCCCGGTCGCGGTCCCGACGGCGCGCAGCCGCCCAACAACTGGACCAGCATCTTCGGCGGCCCGGCATGGACCCGGCTGCCGGACGGACAGTGGTACCTCCACCTGTTCGCCCCGCAGCAGCCGGATCTGAACTGGGCGAACATCGACGTCTGGAACGATCTGGAGCAGACGCTGCGCTTCTGGCTCGACCGGGGCGTCGACGGCTTCCGCATCGACGTCGCGCACGGCATGGCCAAGCCCGACGGTCTGCCGGACATGGACGCCAGAGCCGATCAGGGGTCGGCGGTGCTGCATGACAACCGGCTGGACCCCAGGTTCGACAACGACGGCGTGCACGACGTCCACCGCATGGTGCGCAAGGTCCTCGACCAGTATCCGGGCCGCATGGCGGTCGGCGAGATCTGGGTGAAGGACGACGAACGGTTCGCTCGCTATCTGCGGCCCGACGAGCTGCACCTGGGCTTCAACTTCCGTCTGGTCGAGGCCGCCTTCAACGCGGAGGTGATCCGCGAGGCGATCGAGCACTCCGTCCACGCCCTGGCCGCCACCGACACGCCGCCGACCTGGACGCTGTCGAACCACGACGTGGTGCGTCACGTCTCTCGTTACGGCGACGGTCCGCAGGGCGCGCGGCGGGCCCGCGCGATGATGATGGTCGAGCTGGCGCTGCCAGGTGTCGCGTTCCTCTACAACGGGGAGGAACTGGGGCTGCCGAACGTGGATCTGCCCGACTGGGCGCTGCAGGACCCGATCTGGGAGCGGTCCCGGCACACCGAACGAGGCAGGGACGGCTGTCGCGTGCCCATGCCCTGGGAAGGCGAGACGCCGCCGTTCGGGTTCTCCACTCGGCCCGAGACCTGGCTGCCGATACCGCCGGAATGGGCCGAGCTGACCGCCGAGCGTCAGCTCGAGGACCCCGAGTCGATGCTCTCGCTGTACCGCCAGGCGTTGGAGCTGCGCAAGACGACCTCGGCGTTCTCCGGCACCGAGATCGAGTGGTACGGCGCTCCGGAGGGCTGCTTCGCGTTCCGACGCAAGGGCGGCGGTCTCATCTGCGCACTCAACACCTCGTCGGTGCCCGTGCCGCTTCCGCCTGGTGAGGTGCTGCTCTCCAGCGGTCCGCTCGGGGTCGGGGAGCTGCCCCCGGACACCGCCGCCTGGCTGCACTGA
- a CDS encoding globin, producing the protein MSEYGPVGEPENFYEAVGGEQTFRRIVARFYVEVAHDELLRPMYPEEDLGPAEDRLRLFLAQYWGGPHTYSEQRGHPRLRMRHAGFTIGEAERVAWLRCMRVAVDEVELEPAHRDRLWAYLEMAAQTLVNSWH; encoded by the coding sequence GTGAGCGAGTATGGACCCGTGGGCGAACCGGAGAACTTCTACGAGGCAGTCGGGGGCGAGCAGACCTTCCGACGGATCGTCGCTCGGTTCTACGTCGAGGTGGCTCACGACGAACTGCTGCGCCCGATGTATCCCGAAGAGGACCTGGGCCCGGCCGAAGACCGCCTGCGTCTGTTCCTGGCCCAGTACTGGGGCGGCCCGCACACCTACTCCGAGCAGCGGGGTCACCCTCGGCTGCGGATGCGTCACGCCGGTTTCACCATCGGCGAGGCCGAGCGCGTCGCCTGGCTGCGCTGCATGCGAGTGGCGGTCGACGAGGTCGAACTCGAACCGGCTCACCGCGACCGTCTGTGGGCGTACCTGGAGATGGCCGCCCAGACGCTGGTCAACTCCTGGCACTGA
- a CDS encoding mechanosensitive ion channel family protein, with protein MPTAAPDCAREEDSWCERVYELTDNAVVAQISPALITAVQILLIFLAAFVVRFILHRAIGRATRMSGEQKIPALLRPLRDRAPDALGPLLSERRIQRARTIGSVLKSITSFVVYGFALILSLDQLGIQMAPIIASAGVLGVAIGFGAQNLVRDFLSGIFMMLEDQYGVGDIVDLGDAIGTVEAVGLRVTTVRDLGGTVWYVRNGEVLRVGNFSQGHAVAVVDLPLSHSADVDAALELAQATAAEAAAQAPLAESVLEPPEMLGVDQITPDTITIRLTIKVRPGRQWAVARALRARIKAAFDRAEISAPYPSGRPFYQG; from the coding sequence ATGCCCACGGCGGCGCCCGACTGCGCCCGTGAAGAAGACTCCTGGTGCGAACGGGTCTACGAGCTCACCGACAATGCCGTCGTCGCGCAGATCTCCCCCGCGCTGATCACCGCCGTCCAGATTCTGCTGATCTTCCTGGCGGCCTTCGTGGTCAGGTTCATCCTGCATCGCGCCATCGGCCGCGCCACGAGGATGAGCGGTGAGCAGAAGATTCCGGCGCTGCTCAGGCCGCTGCGTGACCGGGCCCCCGACGCGCTCGGGCCGTTGTTGTCCGAGCGACGCATCCAACGTGCTCGCACCATCGGCTCGGTGCTGAAGTCCATCACGTCGTTCGTGGTCTACGGCTTCGCCCTGATCCTCTCGCTGGATCAGCTGGGCATCCAGATGGCGCCGATCATCGCCTCCGCGGGTGTACTGGGCGTGGCGATCGGTTTCGGCGCACAGAATCTGGTTCGGGACTTCCTGTCCGGGATCTTCATGATGCTGGAGGACCAGTACGGCGTGGGCGACATCGTCGATCTCGGCGACGCGATCGGCACCGTGGAGGCCGTGGGACTGCGCGTCACCACGGTGCGTGACCTCGGCGGCACGGTCTGGTATGTCCGCAACGGCGAGGTGCTGCGCGTGGGCAACTTCAGCCAGGGTCACGCGGTCGCGGTGGTCGACCTGCCTCTGTCGCACTCCGCGGACGTCGACGCGGCGCTGGAGCTGGCACAGGCGACGGCCGCCGAGGCGGCGGCCCAGGCTCCCCTGGCGGAGAGCGTCTTGGAACCGCCGGAGATGCTCGGCGTGGATCAGATCACGCCGGACACGATCACGATCCGGCTGACCATCAAGGTACGCCCCGGCAGGCAGTGGGCCGTGGCGCGGGCCCTGCGCGCCCGAATCAAGGCGGCGTTCGACCGCGCCGAGATCAGCGCGCCCTATCCCTCTGGCCGTCCGTTCTACCAGGGATGA
- a CDS encoding ESX secretion-associated protein EspG — protein MLRSRITISNLAYDVLWEQERLEEKHLALNSRSPGRTFDERRELVEQAWQELGGLGLARGREAHPDLLDALRLIKRPDVEFYGWFSHGQKDTRSALALGSGEQALLAEMADDELTLQPVRSTGLIDALLSALPPNQGGRGRSFNFPKDSFGDGGTEPAREGEFGFEAAPGGAGGADMKALKQLLAMPRASAGQLYVARRDRFGKRHRVDNAISFFDPPPGRYMAQETLGPDGRNWMVVAPANARALGSRLAEMAGRLAS, from the coding sequence ATGTTGCGCAGCAGGATCACCATCTCCAACCTCGCCTATGACGTGCTCTGGGAGCAGGAACGGCTGGAGGAGAAGCATCTGGCGTTGAACAGCCGATCGCCGGGACGCACCTTCGACGAGCGTCGCGAGCTGGTGGAACAGGCCTGGCAGGAACTCGGCGGGCTGGGCCTGGCCCGAGGCCGCGAGGCGCATCCGGATCTGCTCGACGCCCTTCGGCTGATCAAGCGGCCGGACGTCGAGTTCTACGGCTGGTTCAGCCATGGTCAGAAGGACACGAGGTCCGCGCTGGCCCTCGGCAGCGGCGAACAGGCGCTGCTGGCCGAGATGGCCGACGACGAACTGACCCTCCAGCCGGTCCGGTCGACCGGGCTCATCGACGCGCTGCTCTCGGCGCTGCCGCCGAATCAGGGCGGTCGCGGCCGTTCCTTCAACTTCCCGAAGGACTCCTTCGGCGACGGCGGCACCGAGCCTGCCCGCGAGGGCGAGTTCGGCTTCGAGGCCGCACCGGGCGGAGCGGGCGGCGCGGACATGAAGGCCCTGAAGCAGCTGCTGGCCATGCCGAGGGCCAGCGCGGGACAGCTGTACGTGGCGCGGCGGGACCGCTTCGGGAAACGGCATCGCGTCGACAACGCGATCAGCTTCTTCGATCCGCCGCCCGGGCGCTACATGGCGCAGGAGACCCTCGGTCCGGACGGGCGGAACTGGATGGTCGTGGCACCCGCCAATGCCCGGGCCCTCGGTTCCCGGCTGGCCGAGATGGCCGGGCGACTCGCCTCGTGA